Proteins from a genomic interval of uncultured Desulfuromusa sp.:
- the moaA gene encoding GTP 3',8-cyclase MoaA has translation MHLDDKFGRKINYLRLSITDRCNMRCVYCMPADGVEKVGHAEILTYEQFLLIAEAAVSLGIEKIRVTGGEPLVRAGVLPFLEQLAKISGLKQLVLTTNGVLLSEMAQELKDVGVQRLNISLDSLQPEMFSQLTRRDLLPKVLAGIAAAEKAKLPYKINMVVMRGFNDNEILDFAKLTREHDCTVRFIEYMPTMKDENWRSLVVSSQEILQRLNEHYSLHSVDRGALAGPAEEFAIAGAQGCIGVIAPLSGHFCRDCNRIRITASGMVRACLFSDHEFDLKPLLATENIADIAGTLKHLVLGKPACHSLNSLSAEYSPFTMAQIGG, from the coding sequence ATGCATTTAGACGATAAATTCGGCAGAAAAATTAATTACTTACGGTTATCCATAACCGATCGCTGCAACATGCGCTGCGTTTATTGTATGCCTGCTGACGGGGTTGAAAAGGTTGGGCACGCCGAGATATTGACGTATGAACAATTCTTGCTCATTGCTGAAGCGGCTGTTTCTCTGGGAATTGAAAAAATTCGGGTGACCGGTGGTGAACCTCTGGTCAGGGCCGGAGTTCTTCCCTTTCTTGAGCAACTGGCAAAGATTTCCGGTTTAAAGCAGCTGGTCCTCACCACCAACGGTGTGCTCTTGTCAGAGATGGCGCAGGAATTAAAAGATGTGGGGGTGCAGCGCCTTAATATCAGTCTTGATTCCTTACAGCCGGAGATGTTTTCACAATTAACCCGACGTGATCTGCTCCCGAAAGTATTGGCGGGAATTGCTGCTGCGGAAAAAGCCAAACTTCCTTACAAGATCAATATGGTGGTGATGCGCGGCTTTAATGATAATGAAATCCTCGACTTTGCCAAATTAACCCGGGAGCACGATTGCACTGTTCGTTTCATAGAATATATGCCGACAATGAAAGATGAGAACTGGCGTTCACTGGTCGTATCCAGCCAGGAGATTTTACAGCGTCTGAATGAACATTATTCTCTTCATTCCGTTGACCGCGGCGCTTTGGCTGGTCCGGCAGAGGAGTTTGCCATTGCTGGAGCTCAAGGATGCATTGGCGTCATTGCTCCGTTATCCGGGCACTTTTGCCGGGACTGTAACCGGATTCGTATCACCGCATCAGGGATGGTTAGAGCCTGCCTTTTTTCAGACCATGAATTTGATTTGAAACCATTATTGGCTACAGAAAATATTGCCGATATTGCTGGAACCTTAAAGCATCTGGTTCTTGGTAAGCCTGCCTGTCACTCGTTGAATTCTCTTTCTGCCGAATACTCACCCTTCACCATGGCGCAGATTGGTGGATAA
- a CDS encoding thioredoxin domain-containing protein has translation MLKNIVLLLAILIFFGCTQEQTPQTTSQSAPASTETTTANNDAKIANHLLVFFINPDGGPCKMQENILDQMSAELQGKVLIRPVKTTVSADMDLFYAYGIRALPTLLLADSSGKEISRLPPGVHAAETIRELLKQIPGA, from the coding sequence ATGTTGAAAAATATCGTTCTTTTGCTGGCAATATTAATCTTTTTCGGTTGTACACAGGAGCAAACACCTCAAACAACCAGCCAGTCAGCCCCCGCGTCAACAGAGACAACGACAGCTAACAATGATGCAAAAATTGCCAATCATTTATTGGTTTTCTTTATCAATCCCGACGGTGGGCCGTGCAAAATGCAGGAAAATATTCTTGACCAGATGTCTGCCGAACTACAAGGCAAAGTCTTGATTCGTCCGGTAAAAACAACTGTTTCAGCTGATATGGACCTCTTCTATGCTTACGGAATCCGGGCCTTGCCAACACTCTTGCTGGCCGACTCTTCAGGCAAAGAAATTTCGCGCCTTCCTCCAGGAGTGCATGCAGCAGAGACGATTCGCGAACTCCTCAAACAAATTCCGGGAGCATAA
- a CDS encoding cytochrome c biogenesis CcdA family protein — protein MTPLDLSITTMAMAIFAGIASIASPCVLPVIPIVITGTENDHKHRPLLIVLGLSLSFMAMGLMTSLFGAAIAGVMPLLEKAAGIMIILFGVLMLFDINLFKRLTLFSNIQNHSQGRWAGLIMGSTLGLVWIPCVGPMLAGVLTLVATDGRLSTGIILLACYSLGFAIPMLLLGYASQTVRQKIKQANAHPLIIRFISSGILIIFGVLILTKGMLSFGGLF, from the coding sequence ATGACACCACTTGATTTAAGCATCACGACTATGGCGATGGCTATTTTTGCGGGCATCGCCAGTATTGCGTCGCCTTGCGTGCTGCCGGTTATCCCTATTGTTATCACAGGGACGGAAAACGACCATAAACACCGTCCTCTTTTGATTGTGCTGGGTTTAAGCCTCAGCTTTATGGCAATGGGTTTGATGACTTCGCTGTTTGGTGCAGCGATCGCCGGAGTTATGCCGTTGCTGGAAAAAGCCGCAGGCATAATGATCATTCTTTTTGGTGTGCTGATGTTGTTTGACATCAACCTCTTTAAAAGGTTAACCCTCTTCTCCAATATTCAAAATCACAGTCAAGGTCGCTGGGCAGGATTGATCATGGGCTCAACGTTGGGATTGGTCTGGATTCCCTGTGTCGGGCCAATGTTGGCAGGGGTCCTGACTCTGGTTGCTACTGACGGCAGACTTTCAACCGGTATCATCTTATTGGCTTGTTATTCCCTGGGATTTGCTATCCCCATGTTACTGCTGGGCTACGCCTCGCAAACGGTTCGACAAAAAATCAAGCAGGCCAATGCCCACCCCCTTATTATCCGCTTTATCAGTAGTGGAATCTTAATTATTTTTGGTGTTCTCATTCTCACCAAAGGAATGCTTAGCTTCGGGGGATTGTTTTAA
- a CDS encoding DUF294 nucleotidyltransferase-like domain-containing protein produces MSDEATFFLPVKDYCRRQLITCNINDTVMVAAEIMRDKSISSLIACDDNKQPVGIMTDRDLRNKVVAGGLDPLATRVNTVMTTPVISVYEDDTLFEVLYQMSRNRIHRVGVIDAQKVLVGLINESDIIRLQDRSPQRLLQAVDAAESIADLKKIHHDSEQLVIFLSRNGVRTNDLVQMISLINDQITSQLVGLLKQGRFKNMGQKSAFMVLGSEGRREQTLKTDQDNAIIIADDASDAEIAEIEAFSHVLIDALIEIGVPECPGGIMARNEFWRRSLADWKRAIDSWVASPSGQNILNFSMFSDMRTLCGDSTLEAQLKDYIIKVAEDNSIFLARMAQNVCRFSTPLGMFGQIKVESTGTHLGSLDLKKAGIFALTEGVKILALSAGVLGGGTHERLAVLQQKEILSQEQVSDIEAGFNLLTFLRLRGQVNSAAAGREITNYIIPGSLDRVEKGRLKLALEVVKSFQGSLSQYFQLNMLKN; encoded by the coding sequence ATGTCAGATGAAGCCACCTTTTTTCTTCCGGTTAAGGACTACTGTCGTCGTCAACTCATTACCTGCAATATTAATGATACCGTGATGGTTGCTGCTGAAATCATGCGGGATAAGAGTATTTCCAGTCTTATCGCATGTGACGATAATAAGCAGCCGGTCGGTATTATGACCGATCGTGATTTACGTAATAAAGTTGTTGCCGGTGGGTTGGATCCTTTGGCTACCAGAGTCAACACGGTCATGACAACCCCGGTTATCTCTGTTTATGAAGATGATACCCTGTTTGAAGTCCTTTATCAGATGTCGCGGAATCGGATTCACCGGGTTGGGGTGATTGATGCTCAAAAGGTTCTGGTTGGCCTGATTAATGAGTCTGATATCATCCGCTTGCAGGATCGATCTCCGCAACGTTTGCTGCAAGCCGTTGATGCCGCCGAGTCCATAGCAGACCTGAAAAAAATTCATCATGACAGTGAGCAGTTAGTTATTTTTCTCAGCCGCAATGGCGTACGCACTAATGATCTGGTGCAGATGATTTCATTGATAAATGATCAAATTACGTCGCAGTTGGTTGGTTTGTTAAAGCAGGGTCGTTTTAAGAATATGGGGCAGAAAAGTGCGTTTATGGTTCTCGGGAGTGAAGGTCGGCGGGAACAAACTCTGAAAACAGACCAAGACAATGCAATAATTATCGCTGATGATGCCAGCGATGCGGAAATTGCTGAAATCGAAGCCTTCTCCCATGTTCTTATCGATGCGTTGATTGAAATCGGGGTTCCCGAGTGCCCCGGTGGGATCATGGCCAGAAATGAATTTTGGCGGCGTAGCCTTGCTGATTGGAAAAGAGCCATTGATAGCTGGGTGGCCTCACCCAGTGGTCAGAATATTCTCAATTTCAGTATGTTTTCCGATATGAGGACTCTCTGTGGAGACTCGACCTTGGAGGCTCAGCTTAAGGACTATATCATCAAGGTCGCTGAAGACAATTCGATTTTTCTGGCTCGGATGGCCCAGAACGTCTGTCGTTTTTCAACTCCCCTCGGAATGTTTGGTCAGATCAAGGTTGAATCGACGGGAACCCATCTCGGAAGTCTGGATCTGAAAAAAGCGGGTATTTTTGCTTTGACTGAAGGGGTTAAAATTCTTGCATTGAGTGCGGGAGTCCTCGGTGGCGGTACTCACGAGCGACTGGCGGTTTTGCAACAGAAAGAGATCCTCAGTCAAGAGCAAGTGAGTGATATTGAGGCCGGTTTTAATCTGCTGACTTTTTTACGCCTTCGTGGCCAGGTGAATTCAGCAGCAGCAGGACGGGAAATTACCAACTATATTATTCCAGGTTCTCTCGACCGGGTTGAAAAAGGTCGTCTGAAGCTTGCACTGGAAGTGGTGAAATCCTTTCAAGGTTCCCTGAGTCAGTACTTCCAATTAAATATGCTCAAAAACTAA
- a CDS encoding molybdenum cofactor biosynthesis protein MoaE, with protein MDISKTIAMLKQDPEFAQNVGMILVHNGIVRGWSRSDHSSVSRIDVTVKTEKVEQIRAEVEQLKGIYKVVVETRSGVMQPGDDLLFLIVAGDIRENVKPALSLLLDRIKSEAIDKHEICE; from the coding sequence ATGGATATTTCCAAAACGATAGCAATGCTGAAACAGGATCCTGAGTTTGCTCAAAATGTGGGCATGATTCTGGTTCATAACGGGATTGTGCGTGGTTGGTCACGTAGCGATCATTCTTCTGTAAGCCGCATTGATGTTACTGTCAAAACAGAGAAAGTTGAGCAGATTCGTGCTGAAGTGGAACAGCTGAAGGGAATTTACAAGGTTGTTGTCGAGACGCGTTCCGGAGTGATGCAGCCGGGAGATGATCTGCTGTTTCTGATCGTTGCCGGTGATATTCGTGAGAATGTCAAACCCGCCCTGTCATTGTTGCTTGATCGGATTAAAAGTGAAGCAATTGATAAACATGAGATTTGTGAATAA
- the nifV gene encoding homocitrate synthase, with protein MNKQQTQDVIIADTTLRDGEQTAGVVFSPKERLKIACMLDGIGVQELECGIPAMGKAEQKSIRQLVDLGLKTRLMTWNRALISDIQDSLNSGVTAVDISLSLSDMHIEHKLKKSRKWVKEQLQVALTFAKRHQLYVSVGGEDSSRADMNFIAEILHIAEQEGADRFRYCDTLGVHNPLTMFTRVQQLTEITSLDLEVHTHNDLGMATANTIAGIKAGARFASTTVNGLGERAGNAALEEVVMALKHTCAIDPGIDTSKFAELSRYVGLASSRPVSPWKAIVGERVFSHESGLHTDGVLKNPENYEGFNPSEVGLKRHLVLGKHSGRHGLEQKLRQFSLEIDKQDIDLLLTKVRDFSQRKKRSLSDQDLLNICCIH; from the coding sequence ATGAATAAACAGCAGACCCAAGATGTTATTATTGCCGACACGACTTTGCGCGATGGGGAACAAACGGCAGGAGTTGTTTTCAGTCCGAAAGAAAGACTGAAAATTGCCTGCATGCTTGACGGAATCGGTGTTCAGGAACTTGAATGCGGAATCCCCGCTATGGGCAAGGCAGAACAGAAGTCCATCCGCCAGTTGGTCGATCTGGGCCTGAAAACCCGGCTGATGACCTGGAACCGTGCCCTGATCTCAGACATTCAGGATTCCCTCAACAGCGGAGTGACTGCTGTCGATATTTCTCTGTCCCTGTCAGATATGCATATTGAGCATAAGTTGAAAAAGAGTCGCAAATGGGTCAAGGAACAACTCCAGGTTGCCCTCACTTTTGCCAAGCGCCATCAGCTTTATGTCTCTGTTGGCGGTGAAGATTCCAGTCGGGCCGATATGAATTTTATCGCTGAAATTTTACATATTGCAGAGCAGGAAGGGGCTGATCGTTTCCGCTACTGTGACACCCTGGGGGTTCACAATCCTCTGACCATGTTTACTCGGGTACAACAATTGACCGAGATCACAAGTCTCGATCTTGAAGTTCATACCCATAACGATCTCGGTATGGCAACGGCTAATACTATTGCAGGGATCAAAGCCGGTGCCCGTTTTGCCAGTACCACCGTTAACGGCCTCGGCGAACGAGCCGGAAATGCAGCACTTGAAGAGGTCGTTATGGCTCTCAAACATACCTGTGCAATTGATCCGGGAATCGACACCAGCAAATTTGCCGAACTTTCCCGCTATGTCGGACTCGCCAGTTCGCGTCCGGTTTCTCCGTGGAAAGCGATTGTCGGAGAACGGGTTTTCTCACATGAGTCAGGACTTCATACCGATGGCGTCCTGAAAAACCCGGAAAATTATGAAGGATTCAACCCGTCCGAGGTCGGCTTAAAACGGCATCTGGTTCTTGGAAAACACTCTGGTCGCCATGGATTAGAACAAAAGTTAAGACAATTCAGCCTTGAAATCGACAAGCAGGATATTGATTTATTGCTCACCAAAGTGCGTGATTTCTCTCAAAGGAAAAAGAGATCTTTAAGCGATCAGGACTTACTGAACATCTGCTGTATCCACTGA
- a CDS encoding MFS transporter, producing MNDTGLPPFKIHNVRMFIIFRVLFNARFYYPVFSILFLDFGLTLSQFAILNAVWAATIVICEVPSGALADTIGRRNLLVFAGILMVIEVAIWAFVPRTNLTLLFWVFVLNRILSGMAEAAASGADEALAYDSLQQEGHIDDWGRVLERQVQVQAIGFFIAMTLGGVIYDPQLMQKGADFLGLGLVITREQTLRLPIYFTLITAVFVLVTTLRMQEVGGRVHRSKQQSRKAIHDSLCLVWEAGRWIFRTPFVLGMMLFGLLYDSVVRMIVTMSSQYYRIIEIPEALFGVLGSVVALFGFFIPGIARRLCAQRSALFNLLFNGVLILIGLVGMSLVWPKVGVLPALVLFSSLYFVGFFLSHYLNRAASSERRATVLSFKGLFLNLGYGGIGILYSLLLARLRGQITSGPETIAGEAVKNIVFIDSLPWFGWYFTICLTVLLLLFAKSLRSKIL from the coding sequence ATGAACGATACAGGTCTTCCTCCCTTTAAAATTCACAATGTGCGGATGTTTATCATTTTCAGAGTGTTATTCAACGCTCGGTTCTATTATCCGGTTTTTTCTATTTTGTTCCTTGATTTTGGTTTGACACTGTCACAGTTTGCCATACTTAATGCCGTTTGGGCTGCGACAATCGTTATTTGTGAAGTTCCTTCAGGGGCTTTGGCTGACACCATAGGCCGTCGGAATCTGCTGGTTTTTGCCGGAATTCTCATGGTCATTGAAGTCGCTATCTGGGCTTTTGTTCCCCGGACGAACCTGACCTTGCTGTTCTGGGTTTTTGTTCTCAACCGGATTTTGAGTGGAATGGCGGAGGCCGCTGCCAGTGGTGCCGATGAAGCTCTTGCATACGATAGTTTGCAACAGGAAGGTCATATTGATGATTGGGGACGGGTTCTTGAGCGGCAGGTCCAGGTTCAGGCCATAGGTTTTTTTATTGCCATGACTCTGGGCGGGGTCATCTATGATCCTCAGCTGATGCAAAAAGGGGCTGATTTCCTGGGACTGGGCTTGGTCATAACGCGGGAACAAACCTTGCGACTACCGATTTATTTCACTTTAATCACCGCCGTGTTCGTGCTGGTGACAACGTTACGGATGCAAGAGGTGGGTGGCAGGGTGCACAGATCAAAGCAACAGAGTCGCAAGGCGATTCACGATTCTCTCTGTCTCGTCTGGGAGGCCGGTCGCTGGATTTTCAGAACTCCTTTTGTGCTGGGGATGATGTTATTTGGTCTGCTCTACGATAGTGTTGTCCGGATGATTGTCACCATGTCCAGTCAATATTATCGCATTATTGAAATTCCCGAAGCACTGTTTGGTGTGCTTGGTTCCGTGGTCGCATTGTTTGGTTTTTTTATTCCCGGAATAGCACGTCGATTGTGTGCGCAACGGTCAGCCCTGTTTAATCTGCTGTTTAATGGTGTCTTGATTCTTATCGGGCTCGTCGGGATGTCCCTGGTCTGGCCAAAGGTCGGAGTTCTTCCCGCATTGGTGCTGTTCAGTTCGCTCTATTTTGTCGGCTTTTTTCTCAGCCATTACCTGAATCGAGCGGCCAGCTCGGAAAGACGTGCTACTGTTCTCAGTTTTAAAGGGCTATTCTTGAATCTGGGGTACGGTGGAATCGGCATTCTTTATTCGCTGCTGCTGGCTCGTCTGCGTGGTCAGATCACTTCGGGACCGGAAACAATAGCCGGGGAAGCGGTTAAGAATATCGTTTTTATTGATTCTCTTCCCTGGTTTGGATGGTATTTTACTATTTGTTTAACGGTTCTACTGCTGCTTTTTGCAAAGTCTCTGCGGAGTAAGATCCTTTGA
- the nifE gene encoding nitrogenase iron-molybdenum cofactor biosynthesis protein NifE, producing the protein MSSKPNVRELLIETSCEHNANKKAACNAPTPGATSGGCAFEGAQISLFPYADAVHLVHGSMTCLGSSWETRTTKTSWQGRDFTQMGFATDISVNDVIFSGEKKLTGAISYIVDLYAPEAVFVYSTCVTALIGDDIDQVCSQSAEKYGIPFVPVHAPGFVGSKNLGSRLGGEAVLRHLIGTKEPEKVTPFDINLIGEYNVTGDMWQYSHLLEELGIRILSSLSGDGRVAAIRTAHRAKLNIIVCAKSLISLTRKMEEKYRIPWISLSFYGKRDTSEGLNAIAAALGDQGLIERTKKLVAREEAKLEQQLQPYRKLFAGKKAVLNTGGNKSWSIAAALQDLGIEVVGTSVRKATEDDRAKARKYLGEDGVLMMNPGAEQAQLIDEKGAHLLLAGGRSLYTAIKKGIAFIDVNQEKKKSYGAYQGLLNLAEDVKNALENPVFSLVGRPTPWSK; encoded by the coding sequence GTGTCATCAAAACCGAATGTCAGAGAATTACTGATAGAAACCTCTTGTGAGCATAATGCAAATAAAAAAGCCGCTTGTAACGCTCCAACTCCAGGAGCAACAAGTGGCGGTTGTGCTTTTGAGGGGGCGCAAATTTCTCTGTTTCCCTATGCTGATGCTGTTCATCTGGTTCATGGTTCCATGACCTGTCTCGGCTCCAGCTGGGAAACCCGGACAACCAAAACCAGCTGGCAGGGCCGCGATTTTACCCAGATGGGGTTTGCCACGGATATCAGCGTCAATGATGTGATTTTCAGTGGCGAAAAGAAATTGACCGGGGCCATTTCTTACATTGTCGACCTTTATGCTCCAGAAGCTGTGTTTGTCTATTCCACTTGCGTGACCGCATTAATCGGAGACGATATTGATCAGGTTTGTAGCCAGTCTGCCGAGAAATACGGCATCCCTTTCGTTCCGGTTCACGCTCCCGGGTTTGTCGGTAGTAAGAATCTGGGAAGTCGTCTGGGGGGAGAAGCGGTTTTAAGGCACCTGATCGGAACCAAAGAGCCGGAGAAGGTGACCCCTTTCGATATCAATCTGATTGGTGAATACAACGTGACCGGTGATATGTGGCAGTATTCGCATCTGCTGGAGGAGCTGGGGATCAGGATTTTATCTTCTTTAAGTGGTGACGGACGGGTCGCTGCGATCCGAACGGCCCATCGTGCCAAATTAAATATCATTGTCTGCGCCAAATCGTTGATCTCCCTGACGCGTAAAATGGAAGAGAAATACCGGATACCGTGGATTTCTCTATCTTTCTACGGTAAACGGGACACCTCAGAAGGACTTAATGCTATTGCCGCAGCTTTGGGTGATCAGGGTTTGATCGAGAGAACCAAAAAATTGGTCGCACGAGAGGAGGCAAAGCTGGAACAACAGCTTCAGCCCTACAGGAAACTGTTTGCCGGGAAAAAAGCCGTTTTAAATACCGGTGGCAATAAATCCTGGTCTATCGCTGCTGCGTTGCAGGATCTCGGGATTGAGGTTGTTGGCACCTCAGTGCGTAAAGCGACAGAAGATGACCGGGCCAAGGCACGGAAGTACCTTGGTGAGGACGGAGTCCTGATGATGAATCCCGGGGCTGAACAGGCCCAGTTGATTGACGAAAAGGGCGCTCATCTGCTCCTTGCAGGAGGCCGTTCTCTGTATACCGCAATAAAGAAAGGGATTGCTTTTATCGATGTGAATCAGGAAAAAAAGAAAAGTTATGGTGCTTATCAGGGACTTTTGAATCTGGCTGAAGATGTGAAGAATGCACTTGAAAATCCGGTATTTTCACTCGTAGGGAGACCGACGCCATGGTCGAAGTAA
- a CDS encoding GNAT family N-acetyltransferase, producing MVIKSLKNDDWLIFHSWAKKEGWTISFQEQRLFQNQWRPSFFALWEQGHCCGFVSVVIYKTSGWIGNLLVHPSKRGNGYGSQLFDFAIGLLESNQSERIWLTASEQGEPLYRRRGFVPVDKIMRWVGSGTQQQSKQDKNVSSTALTQLIELDYQCWKESRRPLLAILADDGIILNEEKSLALLQPGPDFWQLGPWLTSQPDTQEARQLLDNVSKRVPEDTPVVMDIIESSGLDLLLRQYGFEATGQNKLMCKSRDSVDNLTGIIALASLGSIG from the coding sequence ATGGTCATCAAATCTCTTAAAAATGATGATTGGCTTATTTTCCATTCATGGGCAAAAAAAGAAGGCTGGACGATTTCTTTTCAAGAGCAGCGCCTGTTTCAAAATCAGTGGCGACCGTCTTTTTTCGCTTTATGGGAACAGGGTCACTGTTGTGGATTTGTCTCTGTGGTTATTTATAAAACCAGTGGCTGGATCGGCAATCTTCTGGTCCACCCCTCAAAGCGTGGCAATGGTTACGGATCTCAACTCTTTGACTTTGCCATCGGACTGTTGGAAAGCAACCAGTCAGAACGTATCTGGCTGACCGCTTCAGAACAGGGAGAACCCCTTTATCGCAGGCGTGGTTTTGTTCCTGTTGATAAAATTATGCGCTGGGTCGGCTCGGGAACCCAACAACAAAGCAAACAGGATAAAAACGTATCTTCTACAGCACTGACACAGCTCATTGAACTGGATTATCAATGCTGGAAAGAATCCAGACGCCCCTTACTCGCTATCCTTGCAGACGACGGAATCATCCTGAATGAAGAAAAAAGCCTGGCTCTGTTGCAACCCGGCCCTGACTTCTGGCAGCTCGGTCCATGGTTGACCTCCCAGCCTGACACTCAAGAAGCGCGTCAACTCCTGGATAACGTCTCTAAAAGAGTCCCCGAAGACACACCTGTCGTTATGGATATTATCGAATCTTCAGGTCTGGATCTTTTGTTGCGCCAGTATGGTTTTGAAGCAACAGGACAAAACAAATTGATGTGTAAAAGTCGAGACTCGGTCGACAACCTGACCGGAATTATTGCACTGGCCAGCCTCGGCAGTATCGGTTGA
- the glp gene encoding gephyrin-like molybdotransferase Glp has translation MIKSFLDARNLILDNTLQLEAESVPLVDLVGRILTRDFHARWDMPRWDNSEMDGFAVNALSCRHFVQLLVAGYIPAGSSAEGFSVRPGTAVRIMTGAPIPAGCDAVVPIENTEFDGERVTIKKAVKHGDYIRFRGSDISADEVMISTGSVLRPAEINLLASFSLESIPVFRRPRVAILSTGDELVAPGEIPAAGQIIDGNSWSLAAAVKEIGATPVLLGIAQDNDESLGEKIALGLKADVLITSAGVSTGDRDLVREALENAGVKPVFWKVSMKPGGPTAFGLQQGKPVFSLPGNPVSSMIGFEELVRPALLKMMGYQEVLRPLNKARVRGVLANESGKTRFLRVRVEKTATGLVAKSAGDQNTGILSTMIRANAIAILAAEQTRFSHDDEVDVQLLGEVERPYDQS, from the coding sequence ATGATTAAAAGTTTTTTGGACGCAAGAAATTTAATCTTGGACAATACTCTTCAGCTTGAAGCGGAATCGGTGCCATTAGTCGATCTGGTTGGCCGGATTCTCACCAGGGATTTTCATGCACGCTGGGATATGCCTCGATGGGACAATTCTGAAATGGATGGTTTTGCCGTCAATGCCTTAAGTTGCCGGCATTTTGTCCAATTATTGGTTGCTGGATATATTCCTGCCGGATCAAGTGCCGAGGGATTTTCAGTCCGTCCCGGAACAGCGGTAAGAATTATGACCGGTGCTCCGATCCCTGCCGGTTGCGATGCTGTGGTTCCCATCGAAAATACTGAGTTTGATGGCGAGCGTGTGACAATTAAGAAAGCAGTGAAGCATGGCGATTATATCCGCTTCCGGGGGAGTGATATTTCAGCAGACGAGGTTATGATTTCAACAGGTTCAGTTCTTCGCCCGGCAGAGATCAACCTGTTGGCTTCTTTCTCCCTTGAATCGATACCGGTTTTCAGGCGTCCTCGGGTTGCTATTTTATCAACAGGTGATGAATTGGTTGCTCCCGGTGAGATCCCTGCCGCAGGTCAGATTATCGATGGTAATTCCTGGTCGTTGGCTGCTGCTGTTAAAGAGATAGGGGCAACACCGGTACTGCTCGGTATCGCTCAGGATAACGACGAAAGTCTGGGAGAAAAGATTGCCTTGGGGCTTAAGGCCGATGTGCTGATAACCTCCGCCGGGGTCTCGACAGGCGATCGGGATCTGGTTCGTGAAGCACTGGAAAATGCTGGAGTGAAGCCTGTTTTCTGGAAAGTCTCCATGAAACCGGGCGGGCCGACAGCTTTTGGACTGCAGCAGGGGAAACCGGTTTTTTCGCTGCCGGGAAATCCCGTTTCCAGCATGATTGGATTTGAAGAGCTGGTTCGGCCGGCGTTGTTGAAAATGATGGGGTATCAGGAGGTTCTGAGACCGCTCAATAAAGCCAGGGTAAGAGGGGTTCTTGCCAACGAATCCGGCAAAACACGTTTTTTGCGGGTCAGGGTAGAAAAAACCGCAACGGGTTTGGTGGCAAAAAGTGCGGGTGACCAGAATACCGGGATTCTCAGTACCATGATCAGGGCCAATGCCATAGCCATCTTAGCAGCAGAACAAACACGTTTTTCTCATGATGATGAGGTTGATGTCCAGTTGCTGGGCGAAGTTGAGCGTCCTTATGATCAGAGTTGA
- a CDS encoding NlpC/P60 family protein, giving the protein MSSETDSIAAILQEAEPLQGSLLKMGFSVQIGAFSQLDNAVRLEQSLTRHGVDAYYFLHESGLYKVRFGNHEQYADARSEAERLQSQGIIGRFFIVIPEEYAAARIQRSGEGDLRAELVVTARRFLGVPYRWGGEDRNNGFDCSGLTMVSYRLNGLNLPRNSRMQYRAGRSVAKKDLQQGDLVFFATKGGKRVTHVGMYIGGGKFIHAPRTGKTVRVANLSNSFFKKTYVGGRSYL; this is encoded by the coding sequence GTGAGCTCCGAGACGGATTCGATAGCAGCCATTCTTCAAGAGGCGGAACCTCTTCAGGGTTCGCTGTTAAAGATGGGATTTTCCGTTCAGATCGGGGCTTTTTCGCAGCTTGATAATGCGGTCAGACTCGAACAGTCCTTAACCCGGCATGGCGTCGATGCCTATTATTTTCTCCATGAGTCGGGGCTCTATAAGGTGCGATTTGGAAATCATGAGCAGTATGCCGATGCCAGGAGTGAAGCGGAGCGGTTGCAATCTCAAGGGATTATTGGCCGTTTTTTTATTGTTATTCCAGAGGAATACGCCGCAGCCAGAATTCAACGCAGTGGAGAAGGAGATCTGCGCGCCGAACTGGTTGTGACTGCCCGGAGATTTCTTGGTGTGCCCTATCGCTGGGGAGGTGAAGATCGTAACAATGGTTTTGATTGCAGCGGGCTGACGATGGTGAGCTATCGGTTAAATGGTTTGAATCTCCCCCGGAATTCGCGGATGCAATATAGAGCCGGACGTTCCGTTGCAAAGAAAGATCTTCAACAGGGGGATTTGGTTTTCTTTGCCACCAAAGGGGGAAAACGGGTGACCCATGTGGGGATGTATATTGGCGGAGGGAAATTTATTCATGCACCGCGGACCGGAAAAACAGTACGAGTCGCCAACTTGTCCAATAGCTTTTTCAAGAAGACTTACGTTGGTGGACGATCCTACCTGTAG